In Erigeron canadensis isolate Cc75 chromosome 7, C_canadensis_v1, whole genome shotgun sequence, one DNA window encodes the following:
- the LOC122606591 gene encoding pentatricopeptide repeat-containing protein At3g22470, mitochondrial-like, which produces MWKSVSFLQNRLNIHLYSMTTSTFHSKSGFFFPTNNPEINYALTDLVFSFNRMVESRPIPHVRELNYILVEIAKLKQYSAAISLILGHDLLGFNSQVIPNIYTFGIAINCFCHMKQVDFGFSLYGRMVKVGFKPDCAIINTLLRGLCARGETSYAVMFFNEIMYNGLQPNLVTYGTIIHGICKKGESLAALRLLRDMEETGRFQPGTTEYNMIIHGLCKEERVTEAHELVFEMIKKGILPDVVTYNSLLLGFCNTGQGRWEEMQGLVNEMQARGLSLDVVTWTILVNFLCKKGEVEDAHKIVERMLERDEKPDTVIYTALMHGYCLLGKVNDARKIFKAMIEQGCVPSGVSYTVIMQGYCLLGKVDHARKIFHTMIRQGCAPCVISYSILINGYCKAKRFGKAVNLINEMFHKGIAPNIKTYTTLINGFCHIGRLEEAFMVLDEIQKRGVYPNINTYSILIDSLLKKGNIDEGLKLLRTMEDKGMVPDIVLWTSLIDGMCRAGKVDAGHDFFRGLHDRDLQPNCRTYNVLIGGLFRNGKLKDVKHLLQEMMVRGCMLDAVTYNLVIQGYLRYNETKVALFYLDRMLDAGFSANPNTSLILGDLLATKSLDNASKLVLKKYYRLREIKKFRL; this is translated from the coding sequence ATGTGGAAGTCTGTGTCTTTTCTTCAAAATCGTCTGAATATTCATTTGTATAGTATGACAACATCTACTTTTCATTCTAAAAGTGGTTTTTTCTTTCCAACCAATAACCCTGAGATAAACTACGCACTAACAGACTTGGTGTTTTCTTTTAATCGGATGGTTGAGAGTAGACCCATTCCCCATGTTCGTGAACTTAATTATATCTTGGTTGAAATTGCTAAATTGAAGCAATACTCTGCTGCCATCTCTCTGATTTTAGGACATGACTTGTTAGGCTTTAACTCTCAAGTTATTCCTAATATATATACGTTTGGTATTGCCATAAACTGCTTCTGTCATATGAAACAGGTGGACTTTGGTTTCTCATTGTATGGAAGAATGGTTAAGGTTGGTTTTAAGCCTGATTGTGCAATAATTAATACTCTGTTAAGAGGGCTTTGTGCTAGAGGGGAAACTTCTTATGCAGTGatgttttttaatgaaattatgtaCAATGGGTTACAACCAAATCTAGTAACATATGGTACTATAATACATGGCATTTGCAAAAAAGGTGAGTCACTTGCTGCTCTGCGTTTGCTTAGAGATATGGAGGAAACTGGAAGGTTTCAACCTGGCACCACCGAGTATAATATGATTATTCATGGCCTTTGCAAAGAGGAGCGTGTTACCGAAGCTCATGAGCTAGTTtttgaaatgataaaaaaaGGTATTCTGCCAGATGTTGTAACATACAATAGCTTGCTTCTAGGTTTTTGTAATACAGGTCAAGGTCGATGGGAGGAGATGCAGGGATTGGTGAATGAAATGCAAGCTCGAGGCCTCTCATTAGATGTAGTTACTTGGACCATTTTAGTTAACTTTCTGTGTAAAAAAGGCGAGGTGGAGGATGCACATAAGATAGTAGAAAGGATGTTGGAGAGAGATGAGAAACCCGATACTGTTATTTACACTGCACTAATGCACGGGTATTGTTTGCTTGGTAAAGTGAATGATGCTCGAAAGATTTTCAAGGCTATGATTGAACAAGGGTGTGTGCCTAGTGGTGTAAGTTACACTGTCATAATGCAAGGTTATTGTTTGCTTGGCAAAGTGGATCATGCTAGAAAGATCTTTCACACTATGATTAGACAAGGGTGTGCACCTTGTGTTATAAGCTACAGTATCTTGATTAACGGGTATTGCAAGGCCAAAAGGTTTGGCAAAGCTGTGAATCTCATTAATGAAATGTTTCATAAAGGAATTGCTCCTAATATCAAGACATATACCACTCTCATTAATGGTTTTTGTCATATTGGAAGACTTGAAGAAGCATTTATGGTTCTTGATGAAATTCAGAAACGCGGTGTATATCCAAATATTAATACTTACTCTATTCTGATAGATTCTTTGTTGAAGAAAGGAAATATAGATGAGGGTCTGAAATTGTTAAGGACTATGGAAGATAAGGGCATGGTCCCTGATATTGTTCTTTGGACTAGTCTTATTGATGGCATGTGTAGAGCTGGCAAAGTAGATGCTGGCCATGATTTTTTTCGTGGACTCCATGATAGGGACTTGCAACCTAATTGTCGTACCTATAATGTCTTGATTGGTGGACTCTTTAGAAATGGTAAACTTAAGGATGTGAAACATCTGCTTCAAGAAATGATGGTTAGAGGCTGCATGTTGGATGCTGTTACTTACAATTTAGTTATTCAGGGATATCTTCGATATAATGAGACAAAAGTTGCATTATTTTATCTTGACAGAATGCTTGATGCTGGTTTCTCTGCAAATCCAAACACATCACTTATCCTAGGGGACTTGTTGGCCACAAAATCGTTGGACAATGCATCCAAGCTAGTACTTAAGAAGTATTATCGGCTTAGAGAAATTAAAAAGTTTAGATTATGA